The sequence below is a genomic window from Micromonospora aurantiaca ATCC 27029.
GACGACCGCGCCGAGCATGGTGCTCGTGCCGCGTCCGGTCTGGCCCGCCCAGCGGGCCATCAGCCCGGGGATCTTGACGGTGGTCCAGAGCAGCACCACCACGACCAGGAGGTTCAGCGTGCCGCCCGGGTCGACGGGCAGGCCGAACACCGGCAGCATGGTCGCCGGGTCGAGCAGTGTCTGCTGCCCCGCGGTGAGGAAGAACGCCTGCGCCACGGGGATCGCCAGGCATCCGCCGTAGGAGCGCCACCACAGCCGGGCGAGGCCGTCGGTCTGCGGCAGCGCGTGGCAGGCCAGCGCCAGCGGCGCGATGCTCGTCATCACCAGCAGCGCCACGAACCGGCCGATCAGCTGGAACGCGGCCGTCACGACCAGGACGGTGATGATGAGGATCAGGACCAGGAACAGCAGCGGGACGGTGCGCTCCTGCGCCGCCGCGAGGTGGCTGCGGATCGCGGTGAACGCGCCGTCGCCGTCGTAGCCGCCCTCGCTGATCGCCGCGGTCAGGGCGTTGGCGAGATCGATGAGCTGGTCGCAGGCCAACTGGGAGAAGTGCGCGGCGGTGAACCCGACGACCAGCCTCGGCAGGAGGTCCTTGACCGTGTAGCGGGACTGTTCGCCGCCGCCGGCGACCATGACGAGCACGCCGGCGGCGACGAACGCCAACACGAAGACGGTGTCCACGATCCATACCGACCGGCCGGTGAGCGCCTGCACCTGCGGCAGCCCGGTGACCTTCGGTGTGGTGAGCAGAATGCCGGTGATGAGGTCGAAGATCGCGTTGAGGCAGGCCAGGATCGCCGTGGTGAGCCAGTCAAGAGCCTGGTCGAGGACCCATCCCATGACGGTCAGCCCCCGACGATGCCCTGGATGACCTGCAGCAGGATCGGCGCGAGGACGGCCAGGCCGTAGCCGATCAGCGCGTTGCGCAGGGCGAGTTTGGCTTTCTCGACCTGCGACGGGTCACCACCGGCGGTGGCCCAGTACACGCCGGCCAGGACGAGGAAGAGGGTGGCGATGGCGGCCAGGATGCCCATGACCCAGTTCTGCAGGTTGGCGATCACCACCGGCAGCGAGTTCGCCGCCAGGTAGACGGCGCCGCCCGGATCGGCGTACGCGGAGGCCGGGACAGCGAGCGACAGGCCAGCGCCGGCCAGCGGTACGGCCACACGCAGTGCGAGACGAACGGCTCGCGGGATTCGGAGAGTGCGGTGTGGAGTGCGGGACATTGCGGTTCACCTCCCGCCGCGCCCCGGCCACGAACAGGCGTGACCGGGGGCGGCGATTGCTCGAAGCGGTCCGATGGGACCGCCGCCGGGCGCAGGCGAGAAGCGCGCGAACCGCGTGAGCCCCGGGAGGAGCTCGTCCTCCCTCATGGGTGGGTTGCGGTCATCAATGTGGTGTCAGCGCATCAACGTGGCGCGGCACCCGAGGCGCGTGGATCGCGGCTCCTCGCATCGCCCGGCGGCGGGCGGGACCGGCGAGCGGTACGGCTCGCGAAAAGTCCCGCACCCCCAAACCGGGATTTGTGAGCCCTGGCGAACACTTCCCGCGCCCACACCGCTCTGGTGCGGACTCACATCGCAGGTCAAGGCTTGTTTCACCGGCGACAAGGTGGGCGGAGGGCGAGGACTCACAGCCGGATCGGAATCGGATGCCTGGGAGCGGTGTGAGCGCCGCCGACGCTCACAGCTCTTGACAGGGCCGCCTCGGTCCACCCTGAGCCGAGTGCTCCGGACAACGGCGGACAGGTCCTCACCGCGGAAGCGGACGGGCCGAGCGGCGGCCTGCAGGACGCGACCCGTGACTGCGGGGCAGGTGACTGAGAAATAGGCACCATCCCTTCCCCCGTCAATCTGCTCCAGCGCAGGCGCTGCCTGTGGAGCAGCTGCGCCGCGAGCGGCACCGGGCACACGAGAACGGCCGTGGCGCGACGTTGCACGTCGGGCCACGGCCGTTCTCGGCCAGCGGGGTCAGGCGGCTGCTGCGGCGTGCTGCCGGGCGGCTTCGCGGCGGGCAGCGGCGGCACGACCGGCTCGGCGCCGACTGCGCTGCTCCGCCCGCTGCCGCAGCCGCGCCGTGGTTTCCGGCGACGCGACCCCGGTCAGCAGCCCGTCGGCGAGGGCCTCGGCGAGGCGGCTGTCGATGCGCGACAGCCGCATGCGCAGGGCGTCGACGCTGAGGCCGTTGCTCGCGGCGATGGGCTCGATCGCCCGGCGCCCGAGCCGCACGTCGATGTAGGCCTGCTCGTCCTCGGGGTCAAGGACCCCGAGAGTCACCGCGCGGCGGACCAGCAGGTCCGGATGCCCGTACGGCACCCGGGGGGTGCGCGGGCCGGGGGCGATGTGCTCGATGTCCTCCACCGGCATGTACTCCTGCTGCTGCAGCCGCAGGTCCCGCCCGGCTCGCCACGCCGCCTTGCACAGGCTCGCGTACGGCGCGGGTTTGGTCAGGTCCGCCCGGTCGCGTATCGCGGCCAGGAACCCGGTCAGGATCTCGGCGTCGATATCCGCCGGGTCGCCGTCGTAGCCCTCGCACAGCTGGCCCGCGTACTGCTGCAGCGCCGGCATCGCCATGCCGACCGCGGCGACGACCCAGTGCGGCCCGTCGAGCCGCGCGCGGCGGATCAGCTCCCGCCACACCTCGTCACGCGCCGTGTAGGCGCGGGGGTGGCGCAGCAGCCAGTCCCGCAGCGCCGGCAGCGCCATCACCGGCTGCGGGAGCTTCGTGTCGAAGAAGAACGCCGTGCAGTCAAGGACCAGCGGCGCGGGCTCGCAGGTCAGCGCGGCGAAGGCGGTCTCCGCCGCGTCGAGGGCGGAAGTCGGCCAGTTCGTAGCGTCGGACACGCTCATGTCAACACTCCTGTGACACCGAAGGGATGGGATGCCGTCGCCGGCGATGTCACGGCGACCGGCGGCTTCGATTGCGCCACAGACGGCTCACAAGGAACTGACAGAGCTGTTCAGAGCGCCGATCACCGCCGTCGTCCCGGCCTGCTGTCAGTGGCCCCTACGCACGACGTTCCATCGCCGCTGATCGTTGGCCGGGAGTCTGACAAAGGCCGGTTGACCTGCCCTGTGACACCCCTGACAGAGCCTGTTACCGCGCGGTTCGCAGGCGGTGGCACAGCCGCGCGCCGCGACCGCGTGACACGGCGTCCACGACCTCACCGGCAACGCGCAAGGTCCCTTGTGACAATCCGGTCGCCTCACAGCGCCACTGTCACGACCCTGCCGCCGACGACCCGCGCGGGCTCGGCAGTGCCCGTGACAGTCGCAGGCGCGCTGTCACCGCTAGACATCCCGCACCCTGTGACAGGCGATGCCGCGTCGATGACATCGCCGCCGGCACGCGGCGCCCGACGCGTCTCACAGTGCTGGTCACAGCGCTTGTCCACGTCGACGTCCGAAGCGTTCTCCGCACCGGCGTCCGCACCCGTCATCACTTCTGTCAGTGACACAGCGTCACTGACAGAAGGTGGTGAAGTGACCCCCTGAAGCCGGACACCTCCTGACTTGGCATTCTGCCGAGGAGGAGGAAACGCTGTGGCTCGACAGAGCAAGTACCCCGAGGAGTTCCGGCGCCAGGCCGCGGCATTGGTGCTCGACTCCGGTCGCCCGATCCGTGACGTCGGTCGGGAGTTGGGCGTCAACCACGAGACGCTGCGCAACTGGGTCGACCGGCTGCGGCAGGAGCGCGACGGCGGCCGGCCCAGCGACCTGGCCGCTGACGAGCGGGCCGAGCTGATCCGGTTGCGGCGCCAGGTCGCCCAGCTGGAACTGGAGAAGGAGATCCTGAAAAAAGCCGCGGTCTTCTTCGCACGCGAGACGGAGCGGTGAACCGTGCCGACGTGTACCGGTTCATCGACGCGGAGAAGACCACCTACCCGGTCCGTCTGCTCTGCCGGCTCCTCGGCGTCGGCCACAGCGCCTTCTACCAGTGGTTACGCGCCGGCCGGCAACGCGCCACCGACAGAGAACGCCACGACCACGCCCGGGTCGAGCTGACCCGGCAGGCCTGGTCGGAGCACCGCGGCGTCTACGGCGCCCGCCGGCTGACCGCAGAGCTGCACGAGCGCGGCCACCGCTGGAACCGCAAAGCGGTAGCGAGGCTGATGCGCCTGGCCGGCATCGAGGGCGCCCACCGGCGCCGACGCGGCAAGCCCCGCCGCAAAGCCGCCTCGACCGCGACCGCCCCGGACCTGGTCCAGCGGCAGTTCAGCACGACCGCACCGAACCGGCTCTGGGTCGCCGACATCTCTTACCTACGCACCTGGGAAGGCTTCCTCTACCTCGCGGTCGTGGTCGACGCCTACTCCCGCCGCGTCGTCGGGTGGGCAATGGCCGATCACCTGCGCACCGAGCTGATCCTCGACGCCGTCGGCATGGCCATCCAGCACCGCCGACCCGCCCGCGAGCAGCTGGTTCACCACTCCGACCGCGGAACCCAGTACACCTCGTTCGAGTTCGGCCGCACCCTGCGCTCCTGCGGCGTCCTGGCCTCAATGGGTTCGGTCGCCGACTGCTACGACAACGCCATGGCCGAGTCGTTCTTCGCCACCCTCAAGACCGAGTTGGTCTACACCCGGGCCTGGCCATCGCGGCATGAACTGGAGATGGAGGTGTTCTCCTACATCGAGGGCTTCTACAACCCTCGCCGTCGGCACAGCCGTCTGGGTAACGTCAGCCCCGACACCTACGAGAAGCTCCACCAAGAGTCCCTGACAGACATCGAGGTGTCCGGCCGATAGGGGTCACTTCAGTGGCCGGCGTGAAGCCGGGCCCCGTCGCGGTAGGGCGGCTGCCGACGGCTCGTCACGTCGCGAGCGACCGACAACGTGACGGAAATCAGCACAAGCTGATGGCGGGTCGAGCGTTGTGAGTGCTTGTGGGTTCGGCAAGTGTTCGCAGGGGCTCACAAAACCCGGTTTGGGGGTGTCAGCGCTTCACGGCGCGGCGCGGAGCCGACAGCACATGAGCGAGCACACGCCGCACCCGCACCACCCGGCCGGCCACACCGAGCCGGCCGACTCCACACTGATCGACCTGGTCGCCGGCGATCCGCCGGTGCCGATCACGGTCTGGCGCACGGCCCGTACCGACGCCGAAACCCACACCAGCCTACCCACCCGTCTGGCCTACCGCCTCGTCGCCGCGTACAGCCGGCCGGGGGAGGCGGTCGTCGACTTCACCACCGATCACGCCCTGTCCCCGGTCTGCGCCCGAGGCGGGCGCCAGCACCACCGCGCCTGGTTCACCGACAGCTCCACCCTGGTCATCGGACCCGCCACCACCGGCCTGCCGGCGGCCACGACCGAGACCGGCCCACTCACCGCGCCCGGCGAGCCGGATGGCGGCGACGCGCAGGAGCCGCCCGAGCTGGTCGACTGGTTCGGCGACGACCTCACCGACCCCGACCTGCCCGGCGCCGACGCCGCGGTCGTCCGGCCGCCCGACGACGGTCCGCTGGACGCGGCCCCCAGCCTGGTGGTCGCCACCTGGCCGCTGCACGAGGCCGACACGACCGCCCGGGTCCGCCTCGCCTGGCTGCTGGCCGCAGGCGCGCGGCTACTGCGCCCCGGCGGCTGCCTCGTCCTCGTCGTCGGCGTGCCCGCCGGCACGCAGCCCACGCCGGAGGACTTCGGGCCGCTCGTGGCCGCCGCCTCCCGGGCCGGACTGGGCTACCTGCAGCACATCGTCGCCGTGGAGGCCGACACCGAGGGCGACCAGTTCGTCTACCACGTCGCCGACGAGGAACTGCTCACCCTGGCTCACGCCGACCCCGAGCAGTGGTCGGTCGCCCACCTGCGGGTGCACGCCGACCTGATGGTCTTCACCCCACACCCGGCTCCCGCAGCCGAGTCGCGGCGGCGCCGCGACGGCGGTGAGCGCCGTGCCTGAGCACACCACCACCGGACCATCCGACCCGAACGAGCCGGACACCCGCAGCCCCGCGGCCAGCGAGGACTACCCGGGCCGGCACCGCGACTACGAAGGCCGCCACCGCGGGTACGACGGCCGCCACCGCGCCGACCCCGAGGGTCTGTCCGTCTGGGCCACCGCCCAGTCGACCGGCCCCGTCCAGCGACGCGGACGCTACGTGCCGGAATCGGTCAAGCATCCCGCCCGGATGCTGCCCGCCATCGCCGCCCACGCCATCGCCGCCTACACCCAGCCCGGCGACCTGGTCCTAGACCCGATGTGCGGCATCGGCACCACCCTGGTCGAGGCCGTCCACGCCGGACGCGACGCCTTCGGCATCGAGTACGAGCCGCAATGGTCGAACATCGCCGACGCCAACATCCGCCACGCCCACGACCAGGGCGCCAGCGGACGCGCATCGGTCATCCGCGGCGACGCGACCCGGCTGATGTCCCTCGTTCCGAAAGCTCTCACCGGGCAGGTGGCGCTCGTGGTCACCTCGCCGCCGTATGGGCCGACCGTCCACGGCCTCGTCCGCCCCGGCGAGCACGGGGTCGTCAAGTACGACGACCGGTACAACGACGGCGAGGACCGGGGCAACCTCGCCTACCGCGACCTGACCGGCCTCGCCGACGGCTTCGCCCAGATCCTGGCCGG
It includes:
- a CDS encoding conjugal transfer protein TrbL family protein, yielding MGWVLDQALDWLTTAILACLNAIFDLITGILLTTPKVTGLPQVQALTGRSVWIVDTVFVLAFVAAGVLVMVAGGGEQSRYTVKDLLPRLVVGFTAAHFSQLACDQLIDLANALTAAISEGGYDGDGAFTAIRSHLAAAQERTVPLLFLVLILIITVLVVTAAFQLIGRFVALLVMTSIAPLALACHALPQTDGLARLWWRSYGGCLAIPVAQAFFLTAGQQTLLDPATMLPVFGLPVDPGGTLNLLVVVVLLWTTVKIPGLMARWAGQTGRGTSTMLGAVVRVVVVQQIARTIPGLNTLRRTIR
- a CDS encoding pilin; translated protein: MSRTPHRTLRIPRAVRLALRVAVPLAGAGLSLAVPASAYADPGGAVYLAANSLPVVIANLQNWVMGILAAIATLFLVLAGVYWATAGGDPSQVEKAKLALRNALIGYGLAVLAPILLQVIQGIVGG
- a CDS encoding transposase — encoded protein: MARQSKYPEEFRRQAAALVLDSGRPIRDVGRELGVNHETLRNWVDRLRQERDGGRPSDLAADERAELIRLRRQVAQLELEKEILKKAAVFFARETER
- a CDS encoding IS3 family transposase: MYRFIDAEKTTYPVRLLCRLLGVGHSAFYQWLRAGRQRATDRERHDHARVELTRQAWSEHRGVYGARRLTAELHERGHRWNRKAVARLMRLAGIEGAHRRRRGKPRRKAASTATAPDLVQRQFSTTAPNRLWVADISYLRTWEGFLYLAVVVDAYSRRVVGWAMADHLRTELILDAVGMAIQHRRPAREQLVHHSDRGTQYTSFEFGRTLRSCGVLASMGSVADCYDNAMAESFFATLKTELVYTRAWPSRHELEMEVFSYIEGFYNPRRRHSRLGNVSPDTYEKLHQESLTDIEVSGR
- a CDS encoding TRM11 family SAM-dependent methyltransferase; this translates as MSAVPEHTTTGPSDPNEPDTRSPAASEDYPGRHRDYEGRHRGYDGRHRADPEGLSVWATAQSTGPVQRRGRYVPESVKHPARMLPAIAAHAIAAYTQPGDLVLDPMCGIGTTLVEAVHAGRDAFGIEYEPQWSNIADANIRHAHDQGASGRASVIRGDATRLMSLVPKALTGQVALVVTSPPYGPTVHGLVRPGEHGVVKYDDRYNDGEDRGNLAYRDLTGLADGFAQILAGCAALLRPGGVVVVTARPWRKRGELVDLPSAVIAAGLRAGLVPIERCVALLAAVRDGQLVARPSFFQLQQVRKARSSGVPMHLIAHEDVLIFAKQAPPQDGTEVVV